GAGGACTTGATTGCGTCAGGAATTAGGGCATACAAAACAAGCGGACCAATGGACGAAGAAGAGCCAGGGTTCGAAGACGACGGAATGATGGGGCACGACGACGAGTACGTGTTCTGACCGTTGGCAGTAACCCTTAAACCTACGACGATAGTTATTTTGCCTATGCATAAGGACGAACTTCTTGAGTTACACAAGCAAATGGTAATGATTATGAACTACTTTCGAGAGCAAGAGGGTATTAACAGGAATCTATTCGATCCGTACGACCAGC
The nucleotide sequence above comes from Halocatena marina. Encoded proteins:
- a CDS encoding ribbon-helix-helix domain-containing protein, with the protein product MPKVEITIPEHLEMQIMQLVDQGEFINREEAVEDLIASGIRAYKTSGPMDEEEPGFEDDGMMGHDDEYVF